Genomic segment of Paenibacillus polymyxa:
AGTCCTTGCTGTCTTCGCGTTTCTTAGCAAAATTGAGCCAAGCTTCATACCAGCTATGGGTGTCGTTTAATTTCGGAATCATTTTTTCCAAGTCAGCTAGTGCTCGATCATCTTCTTGATAATAATCATTGATAAAACGATTAATTTGAAGATTGAACTGTTCGTTATTGACATAGGATTTAAACATATATTGTCCTCCTTCAATTTGGGTATGTGCTTACTATAGAGTATAGTTACTACATAAAAAATAATTAGTATCGCATAATCTGTAGGATATCTTACACGGTATATATAAAGTGTTCGAAAACTTACACATAAGGAGCAAGTGGTTAAATGAATGAAGATATCAGAATTTATAAAACAAAAATAGCTATTGAGCGTGCTTTAATAGAATTACTCCAACAACATCATTTTAAAGATATTACGATCAAAAAAATCTGTGATCAAGCTCTTATCGGACGTTCTACTTTTTATAGTCATTATTTGGATAAGTACGACTTGCTAGAAAAAGTAGTTAAACAGTATGCTTCTGATTTTAAAGTTGAAATTGAGCAGCGTTTTGATTCCACGGAAGATGGCAAGGTGGCAAACGCCATAGAACTTGTAACCGATAATATGATTAAAAATAAGCTCGAAATTTCAACATTGTTAACCGTTCATGAAGTATCCGCCGATTTACGTAAAGAATTTGAACAAATTTTGTTTCGGACTTGTTTAGATTATTTAAAGCAACAGAATTCTTCAACTTCGATCGCATTGGAGTATTTAGCTGAACTATATGCTGCTAACTCAATGACGTCTATTCAGTGGGTTTTGAAAAATGGTAAAGATACTAACATCATTCTTCTTTTAGATCAAATGCAAGAATATATTTTTAATCAGTTAAAGTCTGATCTATATACAAGTTAGCACGCGTGGAGTATGGGTTGCAGGAATAAACAATGAAGATCTATTTTGTGAAATGCAAAATAACACTTTGTTAAAGTTCAATCACGAATTAACAAAGTGTTATTTTAAATAATCTTCTCGATCACAACATCGTTTCACTAAAGGTAAATTGCTGGAACTTTAATTTTATAATCCTTGGGTAAGTCCTAATATCTGATCATTCACATGTACATTACTTAATCCCCCGTGATAACAAACTACGGATGCAACGTCGAGATCTAAATACTTTTTCAATGAGAGACAAGCTGCATCCATATTCAGTGTGGTCGGGACATGAATTCCCCCGAGAATCCCGTTAACACTGTACATCGAATCCCCGGCAATAAGAGTCTTACTTTGCATTAAATAAAGGCTGATATGACCAGGAGTATGCCCAGGCGTATGGATGACGCGAATTCTGCCGCAAAACGGCAGTTCCTGACCATCTATTAAGGTATCGTCCACTTTGCCCTTCGGGGGATTCTCAAGGTGACTATCTTTTAAAAGTGGGATATCCCCCTGAATATACGGCTTATCTAGTTCGTGTGCATAGACTTTGATATGATGGCCACACTCCTGCAAAATCTCAGGAAGACAACCTATATGATCCACATCTTGATGCGTCAAAATCACAACTTTTAGTTTGTCAAACGACACGCCTACCTTTTCCATAGCCACGCGTAAATCTTCCATTTGCCCAGGAAATCCTGTGTCTATTAAAACAGCCGTTTCTTGATCCCACAAAAGAATGGGGTGAATCATATTCCCATGAAAATCTAGCTGAAGCATTTCTACTCCCTGTGAAATTTCCATAATATCGGGCCTCCGTAAAATGAAATTGCCACCCCATGCTAAAATAGGTTCAAGGGGCGAATCCAACTCTGTGGCGTTGCCGTTCCTTAATGTCAATGGATACGGTGCGAATGGATGTAATAGGAATAACAAGTGTCTGATATTGCGTAAGGTATTTAACGAACTTGTCGTCAATCTGATCCAGTATCCCCTCGCATACATGGGTCCCATCTATAAAATGAATAGTTACTTCCTGGCCTTGTAAGCTTGCTAACATGATATCACCTCGTATTATTTCTTGAAGTTCTTGCAGATCATTAGGTTTTGGGCATACTCTACAAAGAAGTTATCACTTGATCAATAACACCATATTCCAGTGCCTCCTGAGCGGACATGTAAAAATCCCGGTCCATATCTTTTTCGACTTTTTCAAAAGGTTGCCCGGTCCGTTCAGCTGTGATACGGGTTGCCTTTTCACGAGTCCATAAAATTCGTTTTGCGCTGATCGCAATATCGCTGGCCTGACCTTGTGCGCCGCCGTGCGGCTGATGGATCATGATTTCACTGTTCGGCAACGCCGAACGTTTCCCTTTGGCGCCCGCCAGCAACAGGATCGCGCCAAACGAAGCAGCGAATCCCGTACATATCGTGTGTACATCGGGTTTGATGTACTGCATCGTATCATAAATGGCAAATCCTGCGGAAGTAGAGCCACCCGGGCTGTTGATATACATGTAAATTTCTTTTTCCGGATCTTCTGCCGCCAGGAACAATAATTGAGCAATAATACTGTTAGCCAAATGATCATCGATGGCTGCCCCGACAAACACAATACGATCCTTTAAGAGTCTGGAATAGATATCGTACGATCTTTCACCTTGAGCGGTTTGCTCAACAACATAAGGAACATAAGCACTCATTTTGATACCCCCAATTTCCCGTTTTCAGTTGATTTCTCCTTGTAAACGAACCGAGGCCGTAAAAAGATACGGAGGTTTCAATGGGAAAACGATTTGCGTAAATGGTGTAACTTTTACAACCACTTGTTCGTTTACATTGGAGGTAACAAATGGCTTTGCTCTAGGAAAGGGCAGAATAAGACTGTGGAGGAGAGGACCTATGCGCATAGATGATTCTATACAAATGACAGATAATACAATAAACATCGAGAACTTGGAGGAATTACAGGCGGTCCTGAAACGTTACTGTCTGTCGCTTACGAAATCAAATTGGGATGCGGAAGAACTGGCTCAGGACACTTGGATAAAAGCATTAGGTAAGTTAAATAGCTTCGAGCATACAAACCCCAAAGCGCTTTTGCTACGAATTGCTAAGAACACCTGGATTGATGATATACGGAGAAAAGCAGTCTACACTCGAATATTGAATAGGGAACAAGCGAAAGTAACTGTACCGGATCATGGATCTTTTGAAATCGAGATAGCGTTGCAGTCCTTAATGAAACATTTATCTCCGCTTCAGAGAACTGTTTTTTTGCTGCGAGATGTGTTTGGATATTCGATTAGCGAGACATCCGACATGCTCGAAACAACGGAGGGAGCGGTAAAAGTTGCACTCCACCGGGCACGAAAATCGCTTGAAGCAGTCAAGGAGGATCTCCTCAAAGGAGAGTTATCCTTACCGGAAAGTGAAAACTCGAAGACTTTTCTAAGGGCGTTGACGGCGGCATATCAGATGGGAGATATTGCAGCAATGGTTATGCTCTCCCATCAGGATGAAATGGAGCCGGACGTGGTGATCGGAATCGTCAATCATAAGCTGCACCGGAGTCTCGCGTTAGTAAAACAAACGGATTCCCATACCATGAGTATGATAGCGGCGTAGTTTGCGAAGAGAAATACGGGGCTGATCATAGTGGTTGTTTGTTTCTAATGAAACAAGATAGAGGAAGAGGAATGTCAAGTAGGTGAATTAGAAAATTTGATAGAAGATAAGAACCCCGGGGGTAGTGTCAGCTTCGCTAGTACTACCCCGTGTAGATCAAGAGGGTACTAGCGATACATAGGACAAGCACATTGCGAATTTGTCTAGCAAAGCAACCTACCTAAACGAAATGAGTGTAATATTCCAAACGCACTTTTATTGATAACGATGCAAGAAGCCATCAACTAATTTGGCGTTTGTCATCTGAATTACGGACTGATTTTCCAGTTCCTCGGCCATATCATCATCCGTCATGGACACGAAAAAAATAATATCTTCTTTGGATTCGCCGAATTGATTAAAACAAGTGATTCCTCCGTATTAACAGCAAGAAACAAGGTGATAAAATCGCTGTCTGTGCCAAAAGCACAAGCGTAAACCTGCTCATTCTTCACTTCTTCCAGTATGCTTTTAAGATCATCCAAAAATCCTGCCCTAAATCTTTCCTCAAATTCATTTAGAAAATTGTTCATCTGGTTCATATACTCCTTTATCAGTTTTATACTTGATTATATTTTACATTATTAGCACGACCATGTAGCCTAGAGTTCATTCTCTTGCTACTCTTGTCTTGTAGCGACAATCCAAGGATCGTCACAGTTAACGAATGTCACCTTGATAAACTTAGAAAACCCTTTTATTTGTTTGAAAAAAGTTGTTATAATTGTTAGATCAGTGTGTAGAGATATTGGTACTAGTTTTAATGACCAAAAATATATGTCGCATGATACGTCTACCATCTGAAATATTTTTATTTCGGAGGGAAACAATATGTATAAGGAAGAAAGACTGCCTCAAAACGCAAAAGAAGGTATATTATTTTTATTGATTATTTCAATTATTTCAGTAAACACGATCGCCCCCATTATTATGGGATTGGAACGAGGCTTTAGTAAAGAAAACTATTTAGAAACGCTAAAGATTATTCCGTTTATGTGGATTATCGTTGTTTTGTTAGTAAGATTGGTTGCAGGACCGTTAGTGGGTAAAGTGATACCCAAATTCGTAGGACAAACAG
This window contains:
- a CDS encoding DUF4303 domain-containing protein, which gives rise to MNNFLNEFEERFRAGFLDDLKSILEEVKNEQVYACAFGTDSDFITLFLAVNTEESLVLINSANPKKILFFSCP
- a CDS encoding MBL fold metallo-hydrolase → MEISQGVEMLQLDFHGNMIHPILLWDQETAVLIDTGFPGQMEDLRVAMEKVGVSFDKLKVVILTHQDVDHIGCLPEILQECGHHIKVYAHELDKPYIQGDIPLLKDSHLENPPKGKVDDTLIDGQELPFCGRIRVIHTPGHTPGHISLYLMQSKTLIAGDSMYSVNGILGGIHVPTTLNMDAACLSLKKYLDLDVASVVCYHGGLSNVHVNDQILGLTQGL
- a CDS encoding RNA polymerase sigma factor — translated: MTDNTINIENLEELQAVLKRYCLSLTKSNWDAEELAQDTWIKALGKLNSFEHTNPKALLLRIAKNTWIDDIRRKAVYTRILNREQAKVTVPDHGSFEIEIALQSLMKHLSPLQRTVFLLRDVFGYSISETSDMLETTEGAVKVALHRARKSLEAVKEDLLKGELSLPESENSKTFLRALTAAYQMGDIAAMVMLSHQDEMEPDVVIGIVNHKLHRSLALVKQTDSHTMSMIAA
- the clpP gene encoding ATP-dependent Clp endopeptidase proteolytic subunit ClpP yields the protein MSAYVPYVVEQTAQGERSYDIYSRLLKDRIVFVGAAIDDHLANSIIAQLLFLAAEDPEKEIYMYINSPGGSTSAGFAIYDTMQYIKPDVHTICTGFAASFGAILLLAGAKGKRSALPNSEIMIHQPHGGAQGQASDIAISAKRILWTREKATRITAERTGQPFEKVEKDMDRDFYMSAQEALEYGVIDQVITSL
- a CDS encoding TetR/AcrR family transcriptional regulator; this translates as MNEDIRIYKTKIAIERALIELLQQHHFKDITIKKICDQALIGRSTFYSHYLDKYDLLEKVVKQYASDFKVEIEQRFDSTEDGKVANAIELVTDNMIKNKLEISTLLTVHEVSADLRKEFEQILFRTCLDYLKQQNSSTSIALEYLAELYAANSMTSIQWVLKNGKDTNIILLLDQMQEYIFNQLKSDLYTS